One window of the Rhipicephalus sanguineus isolate Rsan-2018 chromosome 4, BIME_Rsan_1.4, whole genome shotgun sequence genome contains the following:
- the LOC119389062 gene encoding uncharacterized protein LOC119389062 → MRIRSVPLFVLGFSVLFQLLDGVAGEQCQKKIWRRLGLTGFLSGCRYWCRGFLPRIGYEKDGTPCTRFFRSGVCRNGSCITDVPPDPSLQTTSGTPGGQNSRGVAQSTGGDRSTVATRVATVAATNSTGWVQANNGTESSAALMALAK, encoded by the exons ATGCGAATTCGATCGGTCCCGCTCTTCGTTCTAGGATTCAGCGTCTTATTTCAGCTGTTGG ATGGTGTGGCCGGAGAGCAATGCCAGAAGAAGATCTGGAGACGACTT GGGCTCACGGGGTTCCTGAGTGGGTGCCGGTACTGGTGCAGAGGGTTCTTGCCCAGGATCGGTTATGAAAAAGATGGGACACCCTGTACC AGGTTTTTCCGAAGCGGTGTCTGCCGAAACGGCAGCTGCATCACGGATGTCCCACCCGATCCGAGTCTGCAAACAACCAGCGGCACGCCTGGCGGGCAAAACAGCCGGGGTGTCGCCCAGTCGACCGGCGGTGACCGAAGCACCGTAGCTACTAGGGTGGCTACCGTAGCCGCAACGAACTCCACTGGATGGGTACAAGCCAATAATGGAACCGAAAGCAGCGCTGCATTAATGGCGTTGGCGAAATGA